The window TGCAGGTATTGGCAATGTTCAGCTATCTAAAGCAAGTGGACCTCATAAGAACTCTTACAGCATCCGAGTTTAAGCTGAGATATAGGGGCTCTTTGTTAGGTGTGGGCTGGTCTTTACTAAGTCCTTTTTTGCTTGCCATCGTTTTATATTTTGTATTCAGCAACGTATTTCGATTTAAGGTGGAGAACTTCGCTTTTTATTTGTTAATAGGCATTTTTGTATTCAGATTTCTATCAATAGGTACTTCGGTAGGCATGATGTCAATAATAAACAAAGCGCATGTAGTGACAAAAACATCCATACCAAGAGAAATACCCACTATTACAACCACATTGTCTTATTTCTTCAGCTCGTTTATTGAGCTGCTCATTTTAATACCCATACTGGTTTTTTTTGGAGTGAAAATGGGATTGCCGATATTATTGCTCCCGATCCTTCACATAGTATATTTTTTATTAGTTTATGGCTTGAACCTGTTTCTATCAGCTTTTACGGTTTATTACAGGGATTTAAACCAGATATGGGAAGTGGTAGTGAATATTTTATTCTTCGCGAGTCCACT of the Methanophagales archaeon genome contains:
- a CDS encoding ABC transporter permease; the encoded protein is MQVLAMFSYLKQVDLIRTLTASEFKLRYRGSLLGVGWSLLSPFLLAIVLYFVFSNVFRFKVENFAFYLLIGIFVFRFLSIGTSVGMMSIINKAHVVTKTSIPREIPTITTTLSYFFSSFIELLILIPILVFFGVKMGLPILLLPILHIVYFLLVYGLNLFLSAFTVYYRDLNQIWEVVVNILFFASPLVYPISIIPADILPIYMLNPITRLIEMYRSVMLYNTFPDVIDFGYVFIFSCLVFIVGHLVFRRLQRRFAEVI